One Synergistales bacterium DNA segment encodes these proteins:
- a CDS encoding radical SAM protein encodes MSPYVRYLYGVLSVHGFEPLYRTCDSWREQPDPVLWNQVELIAVIAGIAVPGRYRGGSPLTLAELEGLARMPRRGPLVVGGAISRGYTLQGGSTARKVQALDVDCFCTGDPEAVVDHFLKTGAWVPGKRRTYQLLQPWATEGARLIPHHPGFPWLTMEMELSRGCTRNDGHCSFCTEGWFMPVEERDVSMVTEEVAALAEQGADAFRLGRCSDILTYGGNTGSPADQPSPGVLEKLYKGVRCAAPSLAVLHTDNCNPRGVVRYPGAAAEAIGVIASQNTAGDILSFGIESLDPEVLRRNNLKVSAEEAFTAVEVVNTAAAGYSARRMLPSLLPGLNLLFGLAGERNDSLDWVTALLERLLASALTVRRINIRRVMVFPELPLHSLLEEHPSRLKHARYRRWKRWVREEVDPVFLRRVAPFGTIIKGVRLEGFQGNTAFGRPRGSYPLLVGLPGCREEIGSVRDVAVVGQGGRSVTAVPYPFNPNHASPEMLRSIPGFGNARVKRLVAHRPFQDTTALAAALDDPGLLSTLRPLLAENEDPFDAQ; translated from the coding sequence GTGTCGCCCTATGTGCGGTATCTGTACGGTGTCCTGTCGGTGCATGGCTTCGAACCGCTTTACCGGACCTGTGACAGCTGGCGGGAGCAGCCTGACCCCGTACTCTGGAATCAAGTCGAGCTGATCGCCGTCATTGCGGGTATTGCGGTGCCGGGACGATACCGCGGCGGATCGCCCCTGACGCTGGCTGAGCTGGAGGGTCTCGCGAGAATGCCTCGTCGCGGTCCCCTTGTGGTGGGAGGCGCGATCAGCAGGGGGTACACCCTCCAGGGGGGGAGCACCGCCCGGAAGGTCCAGGCCCTGGATGTCGACTGTTTCTGTACCGGTGATCCTGAAGCGGTGGTGGACCACTTTCTCAAAACCGGAGCGTGGGTCCCGGGCAAGCGGCGCACCTATCAGTTGTTGCAGCCCTGGGCCACCGAGGGAGCACGTCTCATCCCGCATCATCCCGGTTTCCCCTGGTTGACGATGGAGATGGAGCTGTCTCGGGGGTGCACCAGGAATGACGGGCATTGCAGCTTCTGTACCGAGGGCTGGTTCATGCCTGTGGAGGAACGGGATGTCTCCATGGTGACCGAGGAGGTCGCCGCCCTTGCGGAACAGGGGGCGGACGCCTTCCGTCTCGGCCGTTGTTCCGACATCCTCACATATGGAGGGAACACGGGAAGCCCTGCCGACCAGCCGTCGCCCGGGGTTTTGGAGAAGCTTTACAAAGGTGTCCGATGTGCCGCCCCATCGCTTGCCGTCCTGCACACCGATAACTGCAACCCCAGAGGCGTGGTGCGATACCCCGGGGCGGCTGCGGAGGCGATTGGCGTCATCGCTTCCCAAAACACAGCTGGGGATATCCTGTCTTTCGGTATCGAGTCGCTTGATCCCGAGGTGCTGCGCCGTAACAATCTCAAGGTCAGCGCCGAAGAGGCCTTTACCGCTGTGGAGGTTGTCAATACCGCGGCAGCAGGGTACAGCGCCCGACGGATGCTCCCGTCTCTTCTTCCCGGGCTCAACCTTCTTTTCGGGCTGGCCGGTGAGCGGAACGATTCCCTTGACTGGGTGACCGCCCTCCTGGAACGGCTTCTCGCTTCGGCGCTCACTGTCCGACGGATCAACATACGACGGGTCATGGTTTTCCCGGAGCTTCCCCTCCATTCGCTTCTGGAAGAGCATCCCTCCAGATTGAAGCATGCCCGATACAGACGATGGAAGCGCTGGGTGCGTGAGGAGGTGGATCCGGTGTTTCTCCGTCGGGTGGCTCCTTTCGGCACCATTATTAAGGGGGTGCGTCTCGAGGGGTTTCAGGGAAATACCGCCTTTGGAAGACCGCGGGGCAGCTATCCCCTGCTTGTGGGGCTGCCGGGCTGCCGTGAAGAGATCGGTTCCGTCAGGGATGTGGCTGTGGTCGGACAGGGAGGACGGTCCGTAACGGCGGTTCCCTATCCGTTCAACCCCAATCATGCGTCGCCCGAGATGTTGCGCTCCATCCCGGGGTTCGGAAACGCCAGGGTCAAGCGCCTGGTTGCCCACCGCCCCTTTCAGGATACCACGGCACTGGCGGCGGCCCTTGATGACCCTGGGCTTCTATCTACGCTGCGTCCCCTTCTTGCCGAGAACGAAGATCCCTTTGATGCACAGTAG
- the nikR gene encoding nickel-responsive transcriptional regulator NikR has product MGQVLRFSVSMDEKLLEEFDRWIAKSGFPTRSEALRQLIRTFVTETKWKENVGEVWGTVTVTYNHHDHDASQALTHLQHTFGEVIICTTHIHMDADNCLEVIILRGEVQRVREFVESLPGLKGVRNTTPSITS; this is encoded by the coding sequence TTGGGACAGGTCTTGCGTTTTAGTGTTTCCATGGACGAGAAACTGCTTGAGGAGTTCGACAGATGGATAGCCAAAAGCGGATTCCCTACCCGCTCCGAGGCGCTCCGGCAGTTGATCCGCACCTTTGTTACGGAAACCAAGTGGAAGGAGAATGTCGGCGAAGTATGGGGAACGGTGACCGTCACCTATAACCATCACGACCATGATGCGTCACAGGCGCTCACCCACCTCCAGCACACCTTTGGCGAGGTGATTATCTGCACGACCCATATCCATATGGATGCCGACAACTGCCTGGAGGTGATCATCCTGCGTGGAGAGGTGCAGCGCGTACGGGAATTTGTGGAGTCCCTGCCCGGGCTGAAGGGCGTCCGCAACACCACACCGTCGATCACCTCGTAG
- the argF gene encoding ornithine carbamoyltransferase, whose amino-acid sequence MALNLKGRSFLTLKDFSTEEITFLLDLSGDLKQKKRCGIRGTSMAGKNVALLFEKSSTRTRCAFTAACIDEGGHPEFLGKNDIHLGGKEDVQDTARVLGRMFDGIQFRGFKQSMVEALATHAGVPVWNGLTDSYHPTQILADFLTIRENFGILKGTKLVYVGDGRNNMAHSLMIGAAKMGMHCVIASPKELFPEEELVTSCQQIGRDNHATITVTDNPREAVRNANAVYTDVWASMGEEDKAQERIALLKPYQVNTELMNATGRNDSIFLHCLPAVKGNEVTEEVFESVQSKVFDQAENRLHTIKAVMVATIGDI is encoded by the coding sequence ATGGCATTGAATCTAAAAGGACGTAGCTTTCTGACACTGAAGGATTTCAGCACCGAGGAAATCACCTTTCTGCTGGATCTTTCGGGGGACCTCAAGCAGAAGAAACGCTGTGGAATCAGAGGCACTTCAATGGCGGGGAAAAACGTGGCCCTTCTTTTCGAGAAGTCTTCCACCAGAACAAGATGCGCCTTTACGGCAGCCTGCATTGACGAAGGCGGCCACCCCGAATTCCTGGGAAAGAACGACATCCACCTGGGCGGCAAGGAAGACGTACAGGACACCGCCAGGGTGCTGGGAAGGATGTTCGACGGGATCCAGTTCCGGGGATTCAAGCAGTCCATGGTGGAAGCCCTGGCGACCCATGCCGGGGTACCCGTCTGGAACGGTTTGACCGACAGCTACCACCCCACCCAGATCCTCGCCGACTTCCTCACTATTCGGGAGAACTTCGGCATACTCAAAGGAACAAAACTGGTCTACGTCGGTGACGGACGGAACAACATGGCCCACTCGCTGATGATCGGCGCCGCCAAGATGGGCATGCACTGTGTCATCGCCTCTCCGAAGGAGCTCTTCCCCGAAGAGGAGCTGGTCACCTCCTGCCAGCAGATCGGCAGGGACAACCACGCAACCATCACCGTTACCGATAACCCCCGGGAGGCTGTTCGGAACGCCAACGCGGTCTACACAGACGTCTGGGCATCCATGGGGGAGGAGGACAAAGCACAGGAACGCATCGCCCTGCTCAAGCCCTATCAGGTCAACACCGAACTGATGAACGCAACCGGACGCAACGATTCCATCTTCCTGCACTGTCTCCCTGCCGTGAAAGGCAACGAGGTGACGGAGGAGGTCTTTGAATCAGTGCAGTCAAAGGTGTTCGACCAGGCCGAAAACCGACTCCACACCATCAAAGCGGTCATGGTGGCCACGATCGGGGACATCTAG
- a CDS encoding arginine deiminase — MNSKRSFFVGSEIGRLKRVLLHRPGRELERLTIENKDELLFDDILWVEEAQKEHDAFADLLRDNGVEVVYYQNCLADILRDQEIRSSLVDEVLSLEALDVPLALALKINFMEMDTDELAEILVTGLSHREAEPMLGSCRSLVLRVTGPDDFLIRPLPNLYFQRDPHCFINDGVILSVMNFNARGREPLYSRYIFKHHPYFEHIKIIFGDELRDTYPYTIEGGDVLVLSEDTVAIGISQRTNAGAAQIVGRRLAQRVGIRRVLAVDIPKIRASMHLDTVFTMVDRDACTIYPGLGKRIKVAELLYDEEGNLEKIIEHDNLEECLQRTLELDRIRLIETGGGDPVAAARDQWNDGTNTLSIAPGEVVTYRRNIVSNRYLRENGVKVYEIRGAELGRGRGGPRCMSMPLLREPLSE, encoded by the coding sequence ATGAATAGCAAAAGATCCTTTTTCGTAGGCTCGGAAATCGGGAGGCTGAAACGGGTACTGCTGCATCGGCCTGGCCGCGAATTGGAGCGACTGACCATAGAGAACAAGGATGAGCTGCTCTTTGACGATATCCTCTGGGTGGAAGAGGCGCAAAAGGAACACGATGCCTTCGCCGACCTCCTCAGGGATAACGGCGTGGAGGTGGTCTACTACCAGAACTGTCTGGCCGACATCCTCCGGGATCAGGAGATCCGTTCGTCTCTGGTGGACGAGGTTCTCTCCCTGGAGGCCCTGGATGTACCCCTGGCGCTTGCCCTGAAGATCAACTTCATGGAGATGGATACCGACGAACTCGCCGAGATCCTCGTCACGGGGCTCTCCCATCGGGAAGCGGAACCCATGCTCGGTTCCTGCAGAAGCCTGGTGCTTCGGGTCACCGGTCCCGATGATTTCCTGATCCGCCCTCTTCCAAACCTCTATTTCCAGCGGGATCCCCACTGCTTTATCAACGACGGCGTCATCCTGAGCGTCATGAATTTCAATGCCCGGGGGAGGGAGCCTCTCTACAGCAGGTATATCTTCAAGCACCACCCATATTTTGAACACATAAAGATCATCTTCGGCGATGAACTCCGGGACACCTACCCCTACACGATAGAAGGCGGCGATGTCCTGGTCCTCTCCGAGGATACAGTCGCGATAGGGATCAGCCAGCGGACCAATGCGGGCGCCGCCCAGATTGTTGGACGTCGTCTGGCCCAGAGAGTTGGAATCCGCCGTGTCCTGGCGGTGGACATTCCCAAGATCCGGGCTTCCATGCACCTGGACACCGTGTTCACGATGGTGGACCGGGATGCCTGCACGATCTATCCGGGCCTGGGCAAACGGATCAAGGTTGCGGAGCTGCTCTACGACGAAGAAGGCAACCTCGAGAAGATCATCGAGCACGACAATCTGGAGGAGTGTCTCCAGCGCACCCTGGAACTCGACAGGATCAGGCTGATCGAAACAGGAGGCGGGGATCCCGTGGCCGCCGCCCGGGATCAGTGGAACGACGGGACAAACACCCTGTCCATCGCTCCCGGCGAGGTGGTGACCTACCGTCGTAACATCGTTTCCAACCGCTATCTCCGGGAGAACGGTGTCAAGGTCTACGAGATCCGGGGGGCCGAACTCGGTCGGGGACGGGGTGGGCCACGCTGCATGAGCATGCCGCTCCTCCGGGAACCCCTGTCCGAGTGA
- a CDS encoding arginine deiminase — protein MPEEGRGVHITSEVGRLTSALVHCPGAELERLTIENKDALLFDDILWVEEAQREHRVLTSILRENDVDLLYFQECLSEILKNLETRGHLLDEVFALEALDHPLVASLKDALSGLEAGELAHILVAGLTCSEATPYLPRRSLVLRMLSEKDFLIRPLPNLYIQRDPYAFVGNGALVSVMQFAARRRESLYARYIFEHHPRFASTPVIFGATPSGGTPYHFEGGDLLVLNNESVAIGISERTTAGAVQVVGQQLARMQGIRHVLAVDIPKRRSYMHLDTVCTMVDRDTFTIFPGVRESLSLYLITYSSDGEVESITEPEQLGTVLEQLLHREEIRFIETGAGNPVASAREQWNDGTNTLALSPGEVLTFRRNVVSNQHLREHGIKVLEARGSELVKGRGGPRCIVMPLSRDEL, from the coding sequence ATGCCTGAAGAGGGGAGAGGGGTGCACATCACTTCGGAGGTGGGGCGCCTCACCAGCGCTCTGGTGCACTGTCCGGGAGCCGAGCTGGAGCGTCTGACAATCGAGAACAAGGATGCCCTGCTGTTTGACGACATCCTGTGGGTAGAAGAGGCCCAGCGGGAGCACCGGGTGTTGACCTCGATTCTACGGGAAAACGATGTGGATCTGCTCTATTTCCAGGAGTGCCTCTCCGAAATCCTGAAAAATCTCGAAACGAGAGGGCATCTGCTCGACGAGGTCTTCGCCCTGGAGGCATTGGACCATCCCCTTGTGGCATCTCTCAAGGATGCTCTCAGCGGGCTGGAAGCCGGGGAGCTTGCTCACATCCTGGTGGCGGGGCTCACCTGCTCCGAGGCCACTCCCTACCTCCCCCGGAGAAGTCTCGTCCTGCGCATGCTTTCGGAGAAGGATTTCCTGATCCGCCCGCTTCCAAACCTCTATATCCAGAGGGATCCCTACGCCTTTGTGGGGAACGGTGCGCTGGTGAGTGTCATGCAGTTTGCCGCCCGCCGGCGGGAGTCCCTCTACGCCAGATATATCTTCGAACACCATCCCCGCTTTGCGTCCACACCTGTGATTTTCGGAGCAACCCCGTCCGGCGGAACACCCTACCACTTCGAGGGCGGAGATCTTTTGGTTTTAAATAACGAAAGTGTCGCCATAGGGATCAGCGAGCGAACCACTGCCGGCGCGGTACAGGTGGTAGGGCAGCAGCTGGCCCGCATGCAGGGCATCAGGCATGTCCTCGCCGTAGACATCCCCAAGCGACGGAGCTATATGCATCTCGATACGGTATGCACCATGGTTGACAGGGACACCTTCACGATCTTTCCGGGGGTTCGGGAATCCCTTTCGCTCTATCTGATCACCTATAGCAGCGATGGTGAGGTGGAGTCCATCACCGAACCGGAGCAACTCGGCACGGTGCTGGAACAGCTTCTCCACAGGGAAGAGATCCGTTTTATCGAAACCGGAGCGGGGAATCCTGTGGCCTCAGCCCGGGAGCAGTGGAACGACGGCACAAACACCCTCGCTCTTTCGCCGGGCGAGGTGTTGACCTTCCGGCGGAATGTGGTCTCCAATCAGCATCTCCGGGAACATGGAATCAAGGTACTCGAGGCACGTGGTTCGGAGCTGGTGAAAGGAAGAGGAGGGCCCCGTTGCATCGTTATGCCTCTGAGTCGCGACGAGCTGTAA
- the speB gene encoding agmatinase, with protein MTRFMGSSRTPSREDWVLFGAPLDATVSRQPGTRNGPREIRNESWHLEEFSCSLRKSLDEVAFADIGDLHFPIGELTTSLATIESVAARILSRGKRPVVLGGEHLVSWAVLAAVTAVYPDVRVLHIDAHADLRESLHGGVMSHGTVMRQVAANLLQHSSSLTQTGIRSATKEEYQWASDHTGFYPGSTPGVLAELAPALLGRPLYITLDIDVFDPACAPGTGTPEPGGWMSGDFFQALPALQSLNVVGFDLVEVSPLLDCNNITSLLAAKIVRELLLLLS; from the coding sequence ATGACGCGGTTCATGGGTTCCAGCCGCACCCCTTCCCGGGAGGACTGGGTGCTTTTCGGCGCCCCTCTGGACGCCACGGTATCCCGCCAACCCGGAACGAGGAACGGGCCGCGGGAAATCAGGAATGAATCCTGGCACCTCGAGGAGTTCAGCTGCAGTCTGCGGAAAAGCCTCGATGAGGTTGCCTTCGCAGATATCGGCGACCTGCACTTTCCGATCGGCGAACTCACAACATCGCTGGCCACCATTGAATCCGTCGCGGCAAGGATCCTCTCCCGGGGGAAACGTCCGGTGGTGCTGGGCGGCGAACATCTGGTGTCCTGGGCGGTCCTTGCCGCCGTCACCGCTGTCTACCCGGATGTCCGGGTGCTCCATATCGATGCCCACGCGGATCTCCGGGAATCGCTCCATGGAGGCGTCATGAGCCATGGAACGGTGATGCGTCAGGTAGCAGCCAACCTTTTGCAACATTCCTCTTCCCTCACACAGACAGGCATCCGCTCCGCCACAAAAGAGGAGTACCAATGGGCAAGCGACCATACCGGATTCTACCCCGGGAGTACCCCCGGCGTTCTGGCAGAGCTCGCACCGGCCCTTCTGGGGAGGCCTCTGTACATCACCCTGGACATCGATGTCTTCGACCCCGCCTGTGCGCCTGGAACCGGCACTCCCGAACCTGGGGGCTGGATGAGCGGCGACTTCTTCCAGGCTCTCCCGGCGCTGCAGTCACTGAATGTTGTGGGGTTCGACCTGGTGGAGGTCTCTCCGCTTCTGGACTGCAACAACATCACCTCTCTGCTCGCCGCGAAGATCGTCCGCGAACTCCTCCTGCTCCTTTCCTGA
- the speE gene encoding polyamine aminopropyltransferase — MDVQQERRDYDLWFTEYQTRDLRLGLRIKRVLRNIQTAYQHLLVVETQQYGNLLALDGAIQITEADEFAYHEMMAHIPSCAHPSPKRALVVGGGDGGVIRELLKHDSIEEAVLVDIDPEVTRASRDFFPKVSKALDEDRVTLLTADALAYIKGQSGSFDIVVVDSTDPVDFAAGLFRAPFYRDVAKALRPEGIMIAQTESPFAEPELVQGAYRELSTVFPVTALCWGALPTYPTGMWTYAVGSKVLDPGEPRRTLPARSTRYYSSSVHRAAFVLPPFLSDMIRTSRE, encoded by the coding sequence ATGGATGTACAACAGGAACGTCGTGATTATGATCTGTGGTTCACCGAATACCAAACCCGGGATCTCAGGCTGGGACTCCGGATTAAGCGGGTGCTACGCAACATTCAGACGGCCTACCAGCACCTGCTTGTGGTCGAGACCCAGCAGTACGGGAATCTCCTGGCTCTGGACGGCGCAATCCAGATCACCGAGGCGGACGAGTTTGCCTACCACGAGATGATGGCCCATATCCCCAGCTGCGCCCACCCGTCGCCAAAACGGGCCCTGGTGGTCGGAGGAGGGGATGGAGGCGTCATCAGGGAACTGTTGAAACACGACTCCATTGAAGAGGCGGTGCTGGTCGATATCGACCCCGAGGTCACCCGCGCCTCGCGGGACTTCTTCCCGAAGGTGAGCAAGGCTCTCGATGAGGATCGCGTCACGCTGCTCACAGCGGATGCCCTTGCGTACATCAAGGGGCAATCCGGCAGCTTTGACATTGTGGTTGTGGACAGCACCGATCCGGTTGATTTCGCCGCCGGGCTCTTCCGGGCCCCCTTTTACCGGGATGTCGCGAAGGCGCTCCGTCCCGAGGGGATCATGATCGCCCAAACGGAGTCCCCCTTTGCCGAGCCCGAACTCGTACAGGGCGCCTACAGGGAATTGAGCACCGTCTTCCCTGTCACGGCACTCTGCTGGGGGGCGTTGCCCACCTACCCGACAGGGATGTGGACCTATGCCGTGGGATCGAAGGTCCTTGACCCCGGAGAACCGCGGCGCACCCTGCCCGCCAGATCAACACGCTACTACAGCTCGTCGGTCCACCGTGCCGCCTTTGTGCTTCCGCCCTTCCTCTCGGACATGATCAGGACCTCCAGAGAATGA
- a CDS encoding arginine decarboxylase, pyruvoyl-dependent — MLPVPTQYTLVIGKGEAETELTAFDAALLDARIGNMNLLRVSSVLPPGCLFVSQFDMPLGSLLPVAYGSLQSTTPGETIAAGIGVGVPEDSGDSGMIMEFSGRCSADRAAIQVEEMVREAFSFRGIPLGEVKVKSIEHTVEHCGCVIAACPLFYR, encoded by the coding sequence ATGCTGCCCGTACCGACACAGTACACGCTTGTGATAGGGAAAGGAGAGGCGGAAACGGAGCTGACCGCCTTCGACGCAGCGCTCCTGGATGCCCGGATCGGCAACATGAATCTTCTCCGTGTGAGCAGTGTTCTCCCGCCGGGCTGCCTTTTCGTCTCGCAATTCGACATGCCGCTGGGTTCCCTTCTGCCGGTGGCCTACGGTTCTCTCCAGAGCACCACACCCGGTGAGACCATCGCTGCAGGAATAGGGGTGGGCGTTCCGGAAGACAGCGGAGACTCCGGCATGATCATGGAGTTTTCCGGCCGCTGTTCGGCTGACAGGGCAGCGATCCAGGTGGAGGAGATGGTGCGGGAGGCCTTTTCATTTCGCGGCATTCCCCTTGGTGAAGTGAAGGTGAAGTCCATCGAGCACACCGTCGAACATTGCGGTTGCGTCATCGCTGCCTGCCCGCTCTTTTATCGGTAA
- the ispG gene encoding flavodoxin-dependent (E)-4-hydroxy-3-methylbut-2-enyl-diphosphate synthase, producing MLSEREVAVGNLSIGGSAPVRVESMLKSPLEEYDTCLKEIQLLHEEGCELARVAFPSEQDVSQLKRLCRTSPIPLMADIHFSAKLAVLALEAGCPAIRINPGNLPPGEIRWISETAQDRGAVIRIGANSGSLSTRHLEQGDGDRGTALACAVGEQVGLLEDCGFDNMIISAKSTSIPETVRANQLLASRYSYPLHIGITEAGTGMTGTVKSSAGLALLLSQGIGDTLRVSLTGPSSEEPRVGFALLSALEIRQHGAELISCPTCGRKKMDVFGVAKSIEPHLARFPSGIKIAVMGCEVNGPREAMEADIGVAGAREGMVLFKHGRFVRHLPPMEIDAVVRILLEEAQRGQR from the coding sequence ATATTGTCAGAACGGGAAGTCGCTGTTGGTAATCTTTCTATAGGAGGATCTGCGCCGGTACGAGTGGAGAGTATGCTGAAAAGCCCACTCGAGGAATACGATACCTGTCTCAAGGAGATCCAGCTTCTCCACGAAGAGGGCTGCGAGCTTGCCCGGGTTGCGTTTCCGTCGGAGCAGGACGTATCCCAACTCAAGCGTCTCTGTCGCACCTCGCCGATACCTCTTATGGCGGACATCCACTTCTCTGCAAAGCTGGCTGTTCTGGCGCTGGAAGCCGGTTGTCCTGCTATCCGTATCAACCCCGGCAATCTCCCGCCGGGGGAGATTCGCTGGATTTCGGAGACCGCACAGGACAGGGGTGCGGTCATCAGGATCGGGGCCAATTCCGGCTCCCTGAGCACACGGCACCTCGAGCAGGGAGACGGGGACAGGGGCACGGCTCTTGCCTGCGCAGTGGGCGAGCAGGTCGGCCTGCTGGAGGACTGCGGCTTCGACAATATGATCATCTCCGCCAAGTCCACATCGATACCCGAAACGGTGCGGGCGAATCAGCTCCTGGCTTCACGGTACAGCTATCCTCTCCACATCGGCATCACGGAAGCAGGGACAGGCATGACCGGTACTGTCAAATCCTCGGCGGGGCTCGCGCTCCTGCTCTCCCAGGGGATAGGGGACACGCTGCGGGTGAGCCTGACAGGCCCCTCCAGTGAAGAACCCCGTGTCGGCTTTGCGCTTCTCTCGGCGCTGGAGATACGGCAACATGGCGCGGAGCTGATCTCCTGTCCCACCTGCGGACGGAAAAAGATGGATGTCTTCGGGGTCGCCAAAAGCATCGAACCCCATCTCGCCCGGTTCCCCTCGGGGATCAAGATCGCTGTGATGGGCTGTGAGGTCAACGGCCCCAGGGAGGCGATGGAAGCCGACATCGGCGTAGCCGGAGCTCGCGAGGGGATGGTTCTGTTCAAACATGGCCGTTTTGTTCGCCATCTTCCGCCCATGGAGATCGATGCCGTTGTCCGGATTCTCCTCGAGGAAGCCCAGAGGGGGCAGCGGTAG
- the rseP gene encoding RIP metalloprotease RseP has translation MGMSLVAFLVVIAICVMIHEWGHFITARLMGVQVHEFAFGMGPVLKQKQWRDTMWSLRIFPIGGFVRLAGMGEEREDETVRPGEDFPSKKPWQRFLILCNGAVLNILLALVLTMLLLSGHGVLDMNSTKIGEVMPGYPAATSELEQGDSILSVNGKEVTDWNTMAAAIRDAGTEHPVRLEVQTGDGTKTMTVPLKANPESGVPLLGIRPSMKRYGILASFSRSFTYLWDMSSRIIGALGSWITGRQSVDVTGPVGIAEMAGKAARQGIWPFLSFLAVINLHLGILNLLPFPALDGGRIFFVLGEMITGKRLPERWEYYIHLAGFVILISLILVITWKDVVSLWG, from the coding sequence ATAGGTATGTCGCTCGTCGCGTTTCTTGTCGTAATAGCAATCTGTGTCATGATACACGAATGGGGCCATTTCATCACAGCCCGTCTGATGGGGGTGCAGGTGCACGAATTTGCCTTCGGCATGGGGCCTGTACTCAAGCAAAAGCAGTGGCGTGATACAATGTGGTCCCTTCGGATCTTTCCCATCGGCGGATTTGTACGGCTGGCAGGAATGGGGGAGGAACGGGAGGACGAAACCGTCCGGCCCGGCGAGGACTTTCCCTCCAAAAAACCCTGGCAGCGATTCCTGATCCTCTGCAACGGAGCTGTACTGAATATCCTGCTGGCTCTTGTCCTCACGATGCTGCTCCTCTCCGGACACGGCGTGCTTGATATGAACAGCACGAAGATCGGGGAGGTCATGCCGGGCTATCCCGCCGCCACCTCTGAACTCGAACAGGGGGACAGCATACTCTCCGTCAATGGCAAAGAGGTGACAGACTGGAACACCATGGCGGCGGCCATCCGCGATGCAGGCACGGAGCATCCAGTGCGGCTCGAGGTCCAAACCGGGGACGGGACCAAAACCATGACGGTGCCTCTGAAAGCGAACCCCGAGTCCGGGGTGCCATTGCTTGGCATACGCCCATCGATGAAACGCTACGGTATCCTCGCCTCTTTCTCCAGGTCCTTCACCTATCTCTGGGATATGAGCAGCAGAATCATCGGGGCTTTGGGCTCCTGGATTACCGGCCGCCAGAGCGTTGACGTCACAGGTCCGGTCGGCATAGCCGAAATGGCGGGCAAGGCGGCCAGGCAGGGCATATGGCCATTCCTCTCCTTTCTGGCCGTTATCAACCTCCATCTGGGAATCCTGAACCTTCTCCCCTTTCCGGCTCTCGACGGAGGCAGGATCTTCTTCGTCCTGGGGGAGATGATCACCGGAAAGCGGCTGCCGGAGCGTTGGGAATACTATATCCACCTGGCGGGATTCGTGATACTGATATCCCTCATACTGGTGATTACCTGGAAAGACGTCGTCTCCCTCTGGGGATAA